The Dreissena polymorpha isolate Duluth1 chromosome 9, UMN_Dpol_1.0, whole genome shotgun sequence genome contains the following window.
taaaagaagGATGTTTAACATGTGAGCTTTCATTGACATAACTTagtttttaagaaataacacacaCACGAGGATATAAAAAGTCTACTGTCGAAGaattgttaactttatttaaaacgaGACTCACCTTACATTCCTAAAAGTGGTTTCCACTGGTTCGCGGTATCAAATGCAGATATTAAAATGGTTGTGAAAAGCGTTCAATTGTTGTCAAGATTGGTTCTTACCATGTTCTAGCGATTTTATTTTCTGTTAGCCAATTACCGAATATATGTATCATATTTTGCTACTTTCTGAAATGCTGTATGCAATCATACTAGGAGCTTCACACCACACACTTAAAGTCCCAGTGGTATCACTCTGTCCTGTTATCCCAGGTGGGACGATGTTCATATGGAAGAGAATCACGGTGCGTTCGATAAAACATAATTCACTCGtgtttaaaaaactgaaaaattcgTGAATTTAATATTCAAAGGAAGCACATGAACAATAATTTACATGAACATCATTAACTAGTTATAATTCATCACACAAATATCGCAACAGTTGATTGCAATTTGTCATGGCGTGGGCATGAGGTGTGACGTGTAAGAATTAAAAACGTACACGCTGGCGCACAAAACCTAGCAACAGTGGCTTCAATTGCACCGGACTAGAAACTGTACCAAGCAGTTTTGTGCGCGCAaaaatattgcttatatttagATTTTTCGTAATGTATACTAATCTCTTTAAAAACTCAGTTTTGGTTCGACATATGGCGTTCCATTTATGACGATTTGTGATTATAGTTTTCTTTCAACCAAAGTAAGAAACATGAAACATTGCCATATAATATCTATACATTTTCCTTAAAGAAACAAGATTATCGGTTCTCCCACATTACTTGTGCGATAAATTggcatacaatttttttaatagcCGTTTTCCCTCTAAATCTGATACATGTAGGGCATGTGTCAGTAACAGGAAAATGTATGTGCTCTAAGTACTTGTAAACTAGTGAGAAAAGTGAGATTTGGTGAACTGACCGACGTGATGTAAattaaatactgttgaaaacagcaaAACATATGACTTAACAAACAaccaaacaaaattaaaaccCTTTACCAACTTGATATCGGcattaatataatttatgttcTTTTCTAAGTACACGACAACTGGTAAAATTAGTCCACGTTGCCCGGTTGCTAAATTACCTGCGATGTGGGTCTAGTAAGAGATATAGAACATCAAAGCCTGactgattttgtattttttttaatgatacaaCATGTGTGATAAACAAACTATATACCACTTTTAGCAAATAAAAATCCTACAATTCGTACATGTTAACTAAGATGGTGGATTTTCGAGTTGGAGTTCGTGACAGAGCTGTTCAGTCACATGTGGAGGAGGGCTGGAGTCAGACATAATACGACAAGCTTTTGAAGATTGCTTTGAAGATTTTGGCACTTGTGTAAAAACACTGTCAGTAAATTTTTATAAAAGAGTCTatcaaaagtaaaatttattGTTTGTAATGTGCATTTCTACATACGTTCAGTTAAAAAATCGCATATTAACGAACGTTTACTTCAGAAGTCTTACAACTGGCATAACAAACCACGAATTTAAAATCGAACGAATATACCCGGCTTAACGAATCGATATGTTCATAATAACGAAATAAATTTGATCCACATTATACCCCGAAGTGTTTAATCATGCAGCAGTTTattaattctgaaataaaagctTATTAAAATTCAACCGCGCCACAAACTCATAAACATTCTGTCCGCAGCATTCCTTGCAAACATGATATCAACTTGATATGTAATATCCAGATGGATAGCAATGACAGGGGCCGAACGAAATTCatatttactttaataataaattataacatcGCTTACCATGAACTTAattacattgttgttgtttttggacaAAATTGTATTCCTTTTTAAGATGCCATCAGGGTACCTttttattctcaagtgtaataatTTCTAAACTCggtaataacaacaataataatttcaACAGCAAATATAATCCCTTTCCGCTTTCAAGAATATGTACTAACCCAAAACCGAATATACACTTACAGCTCTTATCTACTTATGTCTTCTTATCTCGGTCTAAATGTTCAGTTGAAAATAAAGtttgttaaacatattaaaagtgaTGTCCTTTAAGgacaaataaataacatatatattgatttatacaTGTTGCACTTTCCGATTGTGTTGACTTTGTGTTGGTCCACTTGCATATATGAATCACATATGACGATTTTAGGGCCATTCCCCGCCTATTATCTTTAGGTTCGTTATTTCATttgataaaatgtataaaataaaaattatttcctCTCGAGATTTTAGGAAATAACGATGGGtagtttataattttttaataatgtgcagCATGTGGTTCTTAATAATTTATCTGTGATCATCCTACATTTAAATTTGCATTGtttgaaatgtgtatttttgcAGAAGTTCTTGATACAGGTGTTCATTCCAGTTGGATGTTCTTTTCAGTTACGAAAATATCACTCGCGATATACTGCCTAAATTGTTCAAATCtgcacatgtttttatttatatatgtgtaaatgagtgtttacatttatttaaattggtATCTGACAATTAAAGGGAATATACGacaaaacataaatttataagTGTTATAAATATAGTATATATTTATGTGAAAAGTATGAAAGAAAATTTAACACAAGGAACAAGTGTGAAAAAAAGTACGCATGTCTGCATATAGAAAAGTTCGAACCTCAAGGCATACTAATATGGCAATTTACCTCAAATTACTATTGTTTCAAGTTGAACAAGAATATCATATAACTGGTATTTTCTTTTTGGACATAATACGCGTACAATTGGACATTCTTGTCATGATGTCAGTTTAGTTTTGAATTCAAATGCTTTTCTAAAAAGGCGTTTGTTGGTTTTAACTTAAACTATTTTTATGATGACTAAGACAGCAACATACGAACTCCATTAAATAATTGTCTGTCGAATAAGAGTTTTTATTATCGACGCGTTAATTTCGATCGATTTCATTGTCGTGTTTTATTCTTTAACACCACAGTACTCCACACATACTCGTACCCGTGCATCCACATATTGAGTGACATTAAACATTCTTTAACATGAGTTAGTGTGTCGatttggcgcatattgataagtcCACGAAAAAAACCCGTAAGAAacctttattttaaattatgaacaaaAGCAAATCCTCATTAAATCGAGAATTACAAGTTACAAATAAAACGGTACATCTGCACTTCCGGCTAGAGCGTGTTAACAATTCATGTAAAGTGAACGTTAGAAAGATAACCATAATAGGTAAACTTGTGATACACTATACAGTTAGCTACCCTTTTTTAACATTTGCTATAAATCGTGACATTTTTCTGTGGAATCCGGTAAGGTCACGTTCAATGTTGCCTATCGCCTTTAGATGTTGACACACGACAATCATCACAACGATTGATACGACAGTCGACAAATATCAACTACGCTCACCAACGATCGATGCAACATGTTTCTTATTTAAAGCAAGAGTGAGCGTGTTACAGTCAAATGTTCAAATGTCGGGCGTCGTTGTTGATTGTCGAGTGTCGTATCGATGTACACATATTATTTACATACCTTGATgtacaaacaataaatatatagagTTCAGATTCGATAATTATGGAAGAGACAGCGTTAGAActtgattaattttttttgttaaattaccaCCATAATCTGCTTAattagaaacaagaaatatctttaaaaaagatatacggcgttgattgtggtcgatgtttatgaacgatcaaaagttatctctatgagataaaaagtagcggatgccttttttctgcgcagttgttagctacatcataagcaaatcaattacggggtgttgcgccagatttcgtggcttattttgctttatgtgatattattactcagatatctatatttacagaatagaaaaacacaagaaacatgaaaataaacgagtgcatataggtcagccggcaatactcgaatcttatttaattgcataattatagtatagcgaattattgtggtcatgcttaataaactggtctaaatggataaatatttctaattaattttatcaaaactggtccttatcatgcaaattttgaaaccatattaaaaatcgatgattgacataccacaataatatcgccgaatatctttatttagtatctttctgatcaaaacagacttcaagtgcacaaagtttacgagacggcgtttatataaagatttctgcaactgaccgcaaactgaccttgataccttgcggattggaatgcaatgcattacagtcactacgttattgtcagtaagacacaatgatcgcaaccccttttgcgaactccggtgatgaactgtatataaactctgactttcacaaaatgaccgcgtattgacccgtaacctcgcgggttgaaatgcaatgcaagtaagtactaaatatgacaacatagcctttagttaaacgcttttgcgctggtaattctctgaaaataaaaggtgaacgcacaaactgtatttatgtcgaaaattgattgtaaaactgttctatctattgggccttttcattagagataaaattgtttcatgcagtaaaacagtgttacaaagacgcggatatgtttccaatgttctggtgttatactcaaatcagccaatggaataaatgaagtgtattcattcgtacctagccgcgggaaattgtatttgagtattattggacacttacaaaggtcaagtcagggtgaaaagctggcttattcagcttacgccgaaaaaataagcaatttaaacATCGTCAGTATGCAGGTTTGCATGAAGCGtattataaatatacaatttcaattcaACTTACTGTGTGTACAACTTTTGTTTCACTTATTGGATAAACTTATCTGCTGTTGGTTGTTAAATAGATGTAAAATCTTTATACTTTATAATTTTAACGCATTTAATGCATTTTGTCACATAATTGTTACATGTAAAAATGTAGGTACATTTCAACAATTTTAGTTCAAGTATAAGTTTCATGTGTGAATTTACATCTACAGCGCTTGGATGAGAGCTCccgaaaatgtattccaatcaTCGGAACTTTCGTATATATATGACGAGGAGTATTGGGACGCCATATACACCCATACATCTTCGTTCCTATTTAATTTCACCGATGTGGAAGCGGAATTGCAACCGTAACTGCCATGGTAGCCTCGAGTTGAAGTTAGACGCGTTTTAGGACTCATGCTGGCACTTCCCTTTTCAATGTAGAAGTTTATTGTGCTGCTTGAATACACGCAGAAGTGGGCTTCAAAGTAGTAGATTCCGTCCACCGGAGCTGTGAAATGACCTGTGCTTGCATTGTACGCCTTGCCCTCATTGGCGACGATGGTTGAAAACACATTGACTAAATTTGACAAAACGTTGAATCCATGGGCGTTAAAGGCGATTACATAACCTGAAAAGCATAAATATAATTACTTTCCAAAAAAAGTATATGCTTAAATGTAAGGAAACACAACCAAACACAACAAAACGAAAATTATTGCGCAAAAAAATATAGATCATAAAatgaataatgttgatgttttaatattcagttaaaatgttattattataatataagtcATCCTTAAATCAACGAACACTCGTGTACACTATTTAAACgtttatatatattgtgttttgacAATTGCGTGTATGTAACTCAGCATTTTCAATAAGTATGTCTTGAATTTTAGTTCAATGTGTCTTAAACGTACATTACATACATATTGTTTACGTATAATTGTACATAATTGTacataatatgatttttattGCACATTATgtatgttaaaacatatttacttgtataaatttattttatatatttacacctTTATTCTGTACACTTACATGGTGTTTTGACACACACATCAAAATCTTTGTAGTCGCCTTCACAAGCCTTTCCGTAGGCGGAAGGGCTTGGATTGGTGCAGGCTCGGTGTCGCAATTTGGAGCCTATTCCGCAGGTTACAGAACAGCTTTCCCAAGCACCCCAGTTTGTCCAGCCACCATCTAATTAGAAACCGTTTTTGTAATCCTCCAGTTTGAGCAAACATAATTGATGGTTCAAAGTTAAAATCGCATTACTGAACATCTTTCTAACTTGCTCCAGCTATAAAGATCTACAAATAACATATCATATCTAACTGGTCAAACtaagtaaaattttaaaatatactatCTTGTAAAAATACTACAGTAATTAACAATGTTGCCAGATTCATTACTGATGTAATGAAACTCCCGTGAGAAAAACTTAAAGAAGTATTTGCTGCTTCTTAAATACACAATGTATGAAACCGTTAATATAGTGTCTATGCattacttgtttcttcttaccttGTTGTTAATACATTAACTTTTGTACATCATGTTTGAAAACTTTTATTCGTTACTtatgtttattaacatttgtgtttttatattgtaCTGAGGAAccttctttttaaatattatcgTTAACTAACTTTTTTCAGAGCACGGGTCCTGTATGCAAACTTTATGATCACTTGCATCGCCATAACAATTATCCCCAAATCTATCTGGTCTTGGATTGGTGCATGTTCTTGTCCTTTCAATGAGTCCGACATCACAGTACACTGAGCAAGATGACCACGACGACCACTCGGACCAGTTGCCATGAACTGAAAGGTAATTTACATGATCAATATTATGTTCGTATAAGAGAATGTCGTAGTTgataattttgtatatttaaatattgatttgattttggctttgatattattattattgaataaactctatctataatgccctctggcggggtgcagaaacttggcaaaaggaaggCTTGCACGGGAGatatcgtgtattaacaaggcgattcacgtgccgtttatgccctgttatgtgtttttcatatccatgatctggtccacgcgcagttacttcccttctacAGCTATCgccgactttccaagcataaattgggaactgaataagcaccagtttcctcatgcgtgcagggataatggcaatgactatttcaatccacttttcaaattataccatctgcactgcatcttgacaacagctttattttattggcaacgtcaatgaagttaacgttatttactcaacactttcaaaagactatgctgaaaatgtaagtgtttatgtaccttcaacgctCCTGCTGTAAATTCCTAAATAATTCCttatttcttactttgcgcggctgcatttcaacttgcATAATCcattgtttaaacacattttaaatcgaaaactgcttATCCGAAGGAtagatgaccgagtgaggcatatgtaaaacacaaccttgaactgtattgaaataatcgaattattttgttgatgtcgaatgaacaagacatattgttttcaatgttatttcaatttgttttggtatgtgtgatttgtttatgcaataatagcgaaataCACGTTTTAGATGGCAttatcatctgcgggcgctcgaaaattTGTTCctggaacggatttttcgagcgcccgcagatgataatgccctcgaaaacgtgtattatccctatattctTACACGCTTATTTCTCAATCAGTGATTATTGAGAAGTACGAGAAAGGATAATAGAAAGGCAATCAGATTAAAATAGTTTACCAAATCATGTTTTGCAATAAGAATTTCGCAAGTCGTTTCGTTAGTATTTAATCAATGAAAAGAAAGGTACCAGTTATTGGTCATACCTCGTTACCAAGGAATTGATATATAAGCATATATCGTTTACTTGTTCATACACTTTTGTGTATGTATGACTTATACTTTGGAAAATCAAAATCGAGTTTTCAGTGAACtggtttttaataaaatgaaataagcGCGTCATGCTTTGTtaggtt
Protein-coding sequences here:
- the LOC127845795 gene encoding hemicentin-1-like, producing MKIYFGVILVALGIAEVTECLECFNCTNISDPQACATTTLCSHGESCFLQTIHSGSDNLFNMGCQSNQMCSVGHNSIIGRSVQTIQQSPCHECCSTDGCNEQLCAHRKPSACIDDVTMDCAHLNSIINVCADIHHAKSICPRFCGLCNLVDGNWAEWGTWSSCSVTCDNGTYKRTRTCTNPSPSNGGLNCSGSASDTQMCSRQLCPVHGNWSEWSSWSSCSVYCDVGLIERTRTCTNPRPDRFGDNCYGDASDHKVCIQDPCSEKNGGWTNWGAWESCSVTCGIGSKLRHRACTNPSPSAYGKACEGDYKDFDVCVKTPCYVIAFNAHGFNVLSNLVNVFSTIVANEGKAYNASTGHFTAPVDGIYYFEAHFCVYSSSTINFYIEKGSASMSPKTRLTSTRGYHGSYGCNSASTSVKLNRNEDVWVYMASQYSSSYIYESSDDWNTFSGALIQAL